The Williamsia sp. DF01-3 genome has a window encoding:
- a CDS encoding lipid droplet-associated protein, whose product MIRPPYAARVAAGVVVTVLEETRKLPTTAITLPMTAVSQTLQTLMRFQQQIAEMAIKGDDVFDALLGHNEEEPEWATFDEDDDLAPPSAPTLVPSDDSDDSGESAAPAAGAGRFALYSSAPDIDTDDVQPVSTTPSDDVPEIVELLDYDDLTLAQLRAKLKTVGLSELQDLATYERSHRSRAPFLTMLDNRVTAASK is encoded by the coding sequence ATGATCCGACCACCTTATGCCGCAAGGGTCGCCGCCGGGGTTGTTGTAACGGTGCTGGAAGAGACTCGAAAATTGCCTACCACCGCGATCACACTTCCGATGACGGCAGTGAGTCAGACTCTCCAGACTCTGATGCGTTTCCAGCAGCAGATCGCCGAGATGGCGATCAAGGGAGACGATGTTTTCGACGCGTTGCTGGGACACAACGAAGAAGAGCCGGAGTGGGCGACCTTTGACGAAGACGACGATCTGGCACCTCCGTCCGCGCCCACCTTGGTTCCCTCCGACGACTCCGATGACTCCGGCGAGAGTGCCGCACCGGCGGCCGGAGCCGGACGGTTCGCCTTGTACAGCTCGGCGCCCGACATCGACACCGACGATGTGCAACCGGTCTCGACGACACCGTCCGACGACGTCCCGGAAATCGTCGAACTGCTCGACTACGACGACCTCACCCTGGCGCAGCTCCGCGCGAAGTTGAAGACGGTCGGCTTGAGCGAACTGCAGGACCTTGCGACGTATGAGAGGTCCCATCGCTCGCGGGCCCCATTCCTGACGATGCTCGACAATCGTGTGACCGCCGCGAGCAAGTAG
- a CDS encoding 4-hydroxy-3-methylbut-2-enyl diphosphate reductase → MSSAEISPGGKTVLLAEPRGYCAGVDRAVEAVEKALEKHGAPVYVRKEIVHNRHVVETLADRGAVFVDETDEVPEGALVVFSAHGVSPAVHESAAQRNLRTIDATCPLVTKVHQEAKRFARDDYDILLIGHEGHEEVEGTAGEAPQHVQLVDGPDSVDAVTVRDESKIVWLSQTTLSVDETMQTVSRLREKFPLLNDPPSDDICYATQNRQVAVKAMAPKCDLVIVVGSRNSSNSVRLVEVALQAGARTSYLVDYARDVDLTWLEGVETVGVTSGASVPEVLVRGVLDLLGEHGYNNIEKVTTAEETLTFALPRELRPARAK, encoded by the coding sequence ATGAGTTCGGCCGAAATCAGCCCTGGAGGCAAGACAGTCCTGCTCGCCGAGCCGCGCGGTTACTGCGCCGGTGTCGACCGAGCCGTCGAAGCGGTGGAAAAAGCGCTCGAGAAGCACGGTGCGCCGGTGTATGTGCGTAAGGAGATCGTGCACAACCGCCACGTCGTCGAGACGCTCGCAGACCGCGGCGCGGTTTTCGTGGACGAGACCGACGAGGTGCCCGAGGGTGCACTCGTGGTGTTCTCTGCGCACGGTGTGTCACCGGCGGTCCACGAGTCCGCCGCGCAGCGCAACCTGCGCACCATCGATGCGACATGCCCGCTGGTCACCAAGGTGCACCAGGAGGCCAAGCGTTTCGCGCGCGACGACTACGACATCCTGCTCATCGGCCATGAAGGCCATGAGGAGGTCGAGGGAACCGCCGGAGAGGCGCCCCAGCACGTCCAGTTGGTCGATGGACCCGACAGCGTCGACGCGGTGACGGTGCGTGACGAATCGAAGATCGTCTGGTTGTCGCAGACCACATTGTCCGTCGACGAGACGATGCAGACGGTGTCACGGTTGCGGGAGAAGTTCCCCCTGCTCAACGACCCGCCGAGCGACGACATCTGTTACGCCACGCAGAACCGTCAGGTGGCGGTGAAGGCGATGGCGCCCAAATGCGATCTGGTCATCGTGGTGGGTTCGAGGAACTCGTCGAACTCGGTGCGGCTGGTAGAGGTGGCCCTCCAGGCAGGGGCACGCACGTCCTACCTGGTCGATTACGCACGTGACGTGGATCTGACCTGGCTCGAGGGGGTCGAAACCGTCGGTGTGACGTCAGGTGCATCGGTGCCGGAGGTGCTGGTGCGGGGTGTTCTCGATCTGCTCGGTGAGCACGGATACAACAACATCGAAAAGGTCACCACCGCCGAAGAGACGCTGACGTTCGCGTTGCCGCGTGAGCTGCGGCCGGCGCGCGCGAAGTAG
- a CDS encoding TIGR03667 family PPOX class F420-dependent oxidoreductase, producing MTSSTVQLTQRQTDRLASEQVIWLTTVNSSGAPVPTPVWFLWSDGEFLVFSAPKTPKLANISRSSAVAFNFNSTEHGGDVAVFRGTARLDPEGPTPEEWEQYVAKYGGGFASLETSPEEFRDQYSTLIRVVPEHVRGW from the coding sequence ATGACATCTTCGACGGTGCAGCTGACGCAGCGACAGACCGACCGGCTCGCCTCCGAACAGGTGATCTGGTTGACCACTGTCAACTCCTCGGGCGCACCTGTACCGACGCCCGTCTGGTTTCTGTGGTCGGACGGTGAGTTCCTGGTTTTCAGTGCTCCGAAGACACCCAAGCTCGCAAACATCTCACGCTCGAGCGCGGTGGCGTTCAACTTCAACAGCACCGAGCACGGCGGGGACGTCGCCGTGTTCCGGGGCACCGCCCGGTTGGACCCGGAAGGGCCGACACCCGAGGAATGGGAGCAGTACGTCGCCAAATACGGTGGTGGCTTCGCTTCGCTCGAGACCTCACCGGAGGAGTTCCGCGATCAGTATTCAACGCTGATCCGAGTGGTGCCGGAGCATGTGCGGGGCTGGTGA
- the mycP gene encoding type VII secretion-associated serine protease mycosin produces MPVPAHGITPPSIDPRALIRDAPVGPPEPTEQDTLCAEPVLSPGTDPQVPSAAQTMMRLPDAWRFSRGAGQKIAVIDTGVTRHPRLPRLTAGGDYVARTDGTEDCDGHGTLVAGIIAAVPSPDDAFSGVAPESSIIAIRQSSVAFVAKDRRSETRDKTTVGTGFGTVQTLAHAVVRAVNLGADVINISEVACGPAGGDLHDAQLGAAVKYAFDRDVVVVAAAGNLVSNTQCAQQNPPPDPADPDLAGWDTVTTVASPAWYTPYVLSVAAVDSVGGAPAPFSLAGPWVGVAAPGTAIVSLDSARGSRRIVDAQSTEKGPVRVEGTSFAAPYVAGVAALVRSRFPELSAAEVIERITRTAHSPGTGRDNTVGHGVVDPVAALTYELPAEKSDWTASQAIPPPVRPPEPDHSARTVAIVGGGVCAVILVAGWAVSLPARRLRRLEPEEY; encoded by the coding sequence ATGCCGGTCCCGGCGCATGGCATCACGCCGCCCTCGATCGATCCTCGTGCCCTCATCCGCGACGCACCCGTGGGTCCGCCCGAACCGACTGAGCAGGACACCTTGTGCGCGGAACCGGTGCTGTCGCCCGGCACCGATCCGCAGGTCCCGTCGGCGGCGCAGACGATGATGCGACTACCCGACGCCTGGCGGTTCAGCCGAGGAGCCGGACAGAAGATCGCGGTGATCGATACCGGCGTCACCCGGCATCCACGGCTGCCGCGACTGACCGCCGGTGGCGACTACGTCGCCCGCACCGACGGAACCGAGGACTGCGACGGCCACGGCACGTTGGTGGCGGGGATCATCGCTGCGGTCCCGTCCCCCGATGACGCCTTCAGCGGCGTTGCCCCCGAATCCTCGATCATTGCGATCCGGCAGTCCAGCGTCGCGTTCGTCGCCAAGGACCGACGTTCGGAGACCCGCGACAAGACAACCGTCGGAACAGGATTCGGCACGGTGCAGACCCTCGCACATGCCGTTGTGCGTGCGGTCAACCTCGGCGCCGACGTCATCAACATCTCCGAGGTGGCCTGCGGCCCCGCCGGTGGTGACCTCCACGACGCGCAGCTGGGAGCCGCCGTCAAGTACGCGTTCGACCGCGATGTCGTGGTGGTCGCGGCGGCGGGCAACCTCGTCAGCAATACCCAGTGTGCGCAGCAGAATCCGCCGCCGGACCCGGCGGACCCCGACCTCGCCGGCTGGGACACGGTCACCACGGTCGCCAGCCCAGCGTGGTACACGCCCTATGTGCTGAGCGTTGCCGCGGTCGACTCGGTCGGCGGGGCTCCGGCGCCATTCAGTCTGGCGGGACCATGGGTGGGCGTCGCCGCTCCCGGAACCGCGATCGTCAGCCTCGACAGCGCCCGCGGATCCAGACGGATCGTTGATGCCCAGTCCACCGAGAAAGGCCCCGTACGAGTCGAGGGCACCAGTTTCGCAGCGCCCTACGTCGCGGGTGTGGCGGCGTTGGTCAGATCCAGGTTCCCCGAACTCAGTGCAGCAGAGGTGATCGAGCGCATCACCAGGACGGCGCATTCACCGGGCACCGGACGAGACAACACCGTGGGCCACGGAGTTGTCGACCCGGTTGCCGCCCTGACGTACGAACTACCCGCCGAGAAGTCTGATTGGACTGCGTCGCAAGCGATTCCGCCTCCGGTGCGACCACCGGAGCCCGACCACTCCGCACGTACGGTTGCCATCGTCGGCGGCGGTGTCTGCGCGGTGATACTGGTCGCAGGATGGGCGGTGTCCCTGCCTGCGCGACGGCTACGGCGGCTGGAACCGGAAGAATACTGA
- the eccD gene encoding type VII secretion integral membrane protein EccD, with product MTAADLLAELDAAAGIQPALARVSVIGGTTQFDVGLPAAVPVAALIPDLVSLITSRAPETDDSEARPGPVRDHWTLSRVGHDPIAPGRSLAEAGVRDGDLLILRSVPARETAVLFDDVIDAVARLGGAQSSGWSAGAAQAMGYAVAVGASTLTALTLLQQRNAYGDLWPAIVTGLLALAFVVAGAVVGRFYLDRSTAAMCSLCSFPLAFATGMMLPPGDFGAAHLTLGGCVAAVVAVLSYRISTAGPLIHSAIVTATTFATAAATAQLLWSPGTVRVGAALCAGAVMAISMAPRLTIALARLPLPPVPTAGAAIDPADSAPRPAIEGIGAIGAMALPSAAALELRAHTAGRYLTGIIAGTAVAAVAGIALVAYPVDDFSWRCTVFALIITTVLCLRGRSHADLAQAAVLIAAGAIGFAAVVGEVALGPGDHVVAAAGAAAAVSVAALLCGVVAPRSSFSPVVRRTVEIIEYLLIATIVPLMFWIMNLYAAVRDL from the coding sequence ATGACCGCTGCCGATCTTTTGGCCGAGCTGGATGCTGCTGCCGGCATCCAACCGGCGCTTGCACGTGTTTCCGTCATCGGGGGCACAACCCAATTCGACGTCGGGTTGCCCGCCGCGGTTCCCGTTGCGGCCTTGATCCCGGATCTGGTGTCGCTCATCACCTCCCGGGCACCGGAGACCGACGATTCGGAGGCACGTCCCGGACCTGTTCGCGACCACTGGACGCTCTCCCGGGTCGGCCACGACCCCATCGCGCCCGGACGCAGTCTCGCCGAGGCAGGCGTGCGCGACGGCGACCTGCTGATCCTCCGGTCCGTTCCGGCGCGCGAGACCGCAGTTCTGTTCGACGACGTCATCGATGCGGTGGCGCGCCTGGGTGGAGCCCAGTCCAGCGGGTGGTCGGCGGGCGCGGCACAGGCGATGGGCTACGCGGTGGCCGTGGGCGCGTCCACCCTCACCGCTCTCACCCTCCTCCAGCAACGGAATGCGTACGGCGACCTGTGGCCTGCGATCGTCACCGGGTTGCTGGCGCTGGCGTTCGTGGTCGCCGGAGCTGTCGTGGGTCGCTTCTACCTCGACCGCTCGACAGCGGCGATGTGTTCGCTGTGCTCGTTTCCTCTCGCATTCGCGACGGGAATGATGTTGCCTCCCGGTGACTTCGGCGCCGCCCACCTCACCCTGGGTGGCTGCGTCGCCGCCGTCGTCGCGGTGCTGTCCTACCGGATCTCCACAGCCGGGCCGCTGATCCATTCCGCGATTGTCACGGCAACCACCTTCGCCACCGCCGCCGCAACGGCCCAGTTGCTGTGGTCGCCAGGCACCGTGCGGGTCGGGGCGGCGCTCTGCGCTGGGGCGGTAATGGCCATCTCGATGGCGCCCCGCCTCACGATCGCCCTCGCCCGATTGCCACTGCCGCCGGTTCCCACAGCCGGGGCCGCCATCGACCCGGCCGATTCAGCGCCTCGCCCGGCCATCGAGGGCATCGGCGCGATCGGGGCGATGGCGTTGCCGTCGGCAGCCGCACTGGAACTCCGCGCACACACCGCCGGTCGTTACCTCACCGGCATCATCGCCGGCACTGCCGTCGCAGCGGTCGCGGGCATCGCGCTGGTCGCCTACCCCGTAGACGATTTCAGTTGGCGCTGCACGGTTTTCGCACTCATCATCACCACGGTCCTGTGCCTACGTGGCAGATCACACGCCGACCTCGCCCAGGCAGCCGTCCTCATCGCCGCAGGTGCTATCGGCTTCGCCGCCGTGGTAGGCGAAGTGGCCCTGGGACCGGGCGATCATGTCGTCGCGGCCGCCGGCGCGGCAGCGGCGGTGAGCGTGGCCGCGCTGCTCTGCGGCGTGGTTGCCCCGAGGTCCAGCTTCTCGCCCGTGGTGCGGCGAACCGTGGAGATCATCGAGTACCTCTTGATCGCGACCATCGTCCCTTTGATGTTCTGGATCATGAATCTCTATGCAGCGGTCCGCGACCTGTGA
- the eccCa gene encoding type VII secretion protein EccCa has translation MTAGTTEGFVRRARVPAPRAPGGEVNIQVPPDVPRVVPGSLLMKMMPVVMVVAVVGMISMMVVTGGRNMLSNPLFMMFPMMMLMSMFGMYAGSGNRGGKRAAELNEERKDYFRYLCQVRDEVHDTGAAQREALEWSHPEPAALLGVVGGRRMWERRRADSDFGHVRVGVGSQRLATRLMPPETGPLEDIEPVSAVALRRFVRTHSVVHGLPTAVSLRGFPAINIEGARQETRQLARSMVLELCAFHGPDQLMVAVVTADPGAESWDWCKWLPHVQHPYECDGMGSARMIYRSLTELEDDLAVDLLERGRFSRSAPPSAGRIQLVIVIDDGFVSGDERVVGDAGMEAVSILDLSAPPDGLAVRRGLQLAVRDGKIGARSAFGVEEFADMDSLTVAEAEAFARSMARYRLATAAQMVNLEQEVAPSDPGLMSLLGVADATRLDPHLTWAPRSARSRLRVPIGYSTSGTPVEIDIKEAAEGGMGPHGLCIGATGSGKSEFLRTLVLSLVSSHSPEALNLVLVDFKGGATFLGLDSCPHVAAVITNLEEELSMVDRMRDALSGEMNRRQEVLRAEGNFANVGEYERARAAGAPLEPLPALFIVVDEFSELLAQKPDFADLFVAIGRLGRSLHIHLLLASQRLEEGKMRGLDSHLSYRVGLKTFSANESRSVLGVPDAYHLPNVPGSGYLKCDSAEPIRFNTCYVSGPYSPPVAAGAEHDASSGGPVGLKMFTAGPVPLDPIVPPVAAEVAGPDPAGDPERPAPNSRTLLEIVVDRIAGQGRPAHEVWLPPLGQPPTIDMLAPHWRTPQIGRLVFPIGIVDRPYDQRRDVLTVDVAGSRGNVAIVGGPQSGKSNAVRALIVAAAATHSPAQVQFYCLDFGGGSLAGIAGLPHVGSVASRSDMDAVRRTVAEVATVIRQRELRFAELGIESMRDYRQRRLAGDASVQADVFGDLFLVVDGYSVIRGEFDFLDEQINTIVAQGLSYGVHVVLTAARWAEIRPAVKDLIGSRLELRLGDPLDSEMGRKVAGLVPEGKPGRGLTAEHLHMLIALPRTDSDTSLDSLSAAVAQTVQQLVAVYPGQQAMPVRKLAAHLERSEVVARVHDAGIDLTAGEVAIGVGEAELAPVILDFRVQPHFLVFADVEHGKTTLLRNIVAGLVENSTSTQTKIVLVDYRRTMLGVIDTDHLAGYASSAQTLTPMVNELVAFFTARIPGENVTQQQLRDRNWWSGPDVYIIVDDYDMVATGSGNPLSPLLDLLAQARDIGLHLIVARRSGGAGRALFDPIIGRLKDLSTDGLLMSGDRDEGYLLGRVRLQRLVPGRGELVSRSRPQEMIQVAHMPPL, from the coding sequence GTGACGGCAGGCACGACCGAAGGGTTTGTGCGGCGGGCACGCGTGCCTGCTCCACGCGCGCCCGGCGGCGAGGTCAATATTCAAGTGCCACCGGATGTTCCGCGTGTGGTTCCGGGCAGTCTGCTGATGAAGATGATGCCTGTGGTGATGGTGGTCGCCGTGGTGGGCATGATCTCGATGATGGTCGTGACCGGCGGCCGGAACATGCTGTCCAACCCGCTGTTCATGATGTTCCCGATGATGATGCTGATGTCGATGTTCGGCATGTACGCGGGTTCGGGCAACCGTGGTGGCAAGCGCGCCGCGGAGCTGAACGAAGAGCGCAAGGACTACTTCCGGTATCTGTGTCAGGTACGCGACGAGGTCCACGACACCGGAGCTGCTCAGCGTGAGGCACTGGAATGGAGTCATCCCGAACCGGCGGCTCTGCTGGGTGTCGTCGGCGGCCGGCGGATGTGGGAACGCCGGCGCGCCGACAGCGATTTCGGCCATGTTCGGGTGGGCGTGGGATCGCAGCGTCTGGCGACGCGTCTGATGCCGCCGGAGACGGGCCCACTCGAAGACATCGAGCCGGTTTCGGCGGTGGCGCTACGGCGTTTTGTGCGAACGCATTCAGTTGTGCACGGCCTCCCGACGGCGGTGTCACTGCGGGGTTTCCCGGCGATCAACATCGAAGGTGCCCGGCAGGAGACCCGGCAACTCGCGCGGTCGATGGTCCTCGAACTGTGCGCGTTCCACGGCCCCGATCAGCTGATGGTCGCGGTGGTGACTGCCGACCCTGGCGCCGAATCGTGGGATTGGTGCAAGTGGCTGCCCCATGTGCAGCACCCATATGAGTGCGACGGTATGGGCTCGGCGCGGATGATCTACCGGTCGCTGACCGAGCTGGAGGACGATCTGGCGGTCGACCTCCTCGAACGGGGCCGGTTCTCTCGTTCGGCCCCACCGAGCGCCGGCCGGATCCAGCTGGTGATCGTGATCGACGACGGGTTCGTCTCGGGAGACGAACGGGTGGTCGGTGACGCGGGCATGGAGGCGGTCTCGATCCTCGATCTGTCGGCACCCCCGGACGGACTCGCGGTCCGCCGGGGCCTACAGCTGGCGGTTCGGGACGGGAAGATCGGCGCGCGAAGCGCTTTCGGAGTCGAAGAGTTCGCGGACATGGATTCGCTGACGGTGGCCGAAGCGGAAGCCTTCGCCCGATCGATGGCCCGCTACCGCCTGGCGACCGCAGCCCAGATGGTGAATCTGGAACAGGAGGTCGCTCCGTCCGACCCCGGTCTGATGAGTCTGCTCGGAGTCGCCGATGCCACCCGCCTCGACCCGCATCTGACATGGGCACCCCGCAGCGCGCGGTCGCGGCTGCGGGTCCCGATCGGGTACTCCACCAGCGGTACGCCCGTGGAGATCGACATCAAGGAGGCAGCCGAGGGCGGGATGGGTCCACACGGGCTCTGCATCGGGGCGACGGGGTCCGGTAAATCGGAGTTCCTGCGTACTCTGGTGCTCTCGCTCGTCAGCTCCCATTCGCCTGAGGCACTCAATCTCGTCCTGGTCGACTTCAAGGGTGGGGCAACGTTTCTGGGCCTCGACTCGTGCCCGCATGTGGCAGCCGTCATCACCAACCTCGAAGAAGAGCTGTCGATGGTCGACCGGATGCGTGACGCGTTGTCGGGGGAGATGAACCGGCGTCAGGAGGTGCTTCGCGCGGAGGGGAACTTCGCAAACGTGGGGGAGTACGAACGTGCGCGCGCCGCGGGTGCGCCGTTGGAACCGCTCCCGGCGTTGTTCATCGTCGTCGACGAGTTCTCCGAACTGCTCGCGCAGAAGCCGGATTTCGCCGACCTGTTCGTCGCCATCGGACGACTGGGCCGGTCGCTGCACATCCATCTGCTCCTTGCCTCGCAAAGGCTCGAGGAGGGCAAGATGCGAGGCCTGGACAGTCATCTGTCCTACCGCGTCGGACTGAAAACCTTTTCCGCCAACGAGTCCCGATCGGTACTCGGTGTACCCGATGCCTACCACCTGCCCAATGTGCCGGGATCGGGCTACCTCAAATGTGATTCGGCGGAACCGATTCGATTCAACACGTGTTACGTGTCGGGTCCGTACTCGCCGCCGGTCGCGGCGGGCGCCGAGCACGACGCGTCGTCGGGCGGCCCGGTGGGCCTGAAGATGTTCACCGCCGGCCCTGTGCCACTCGACCCCATCGTGCCCCCGGTTGCGGCCGAGGTGGCCGGCCCCGACCCTGCCGGTGATCCAGAACGGCCCGCACCGAACTCCAGAACGCTGCTCGAGATCGTGGTGGACCGCATCGCCGGGCAGGGACGTCCGGCGCATGAGGTGTGGCTGCCGCCGTTGGGTCAACCGCCCACCATCGACATGCTGGCCCCGCACTGGCGAACCCCGCAGATCGGTCGGCTGGTGTTCCCGATCGGCATCGTGGACCGCCCGTACGACCAGCGGCGCGACGTTCTCACCGTCGATGTCGCCGGATCGCGCGGCAACGTGGCGATCGTCGGCGGACCGCAATCGGGTAAGTCGAATGCGGTGCGTGCGTTGATCGTTGCGGCGGCTGCCACCCACAGTCCGGCGCAGGTCCAGTTCTATTGCCTCGACTTCGGCGGCGGCAGTCTGGCCGGGATCGCAGGCCTGCCGCATGTCGGATCGGTTGCGAGCCGCTCGGACATGGATGCCGTGCGGCGGACGGTGGCCGAGGTCGCAACGGTGATACGGCAGCGGGAACTGCGCTTCGCCGAACTCGGCATCGAGTCGATGCGCGACTACCGCCAACGCCGCCTTGCCGGTGACGCATCGGTGCAGGCGGATGTGTTCGGTGACCTGTTCCTGGTCGTCGACGGCTATTCGGTGATCCGGGGCGAGTTCGATTTCCTCGATGAGCAGATCAACACCATTGTGGCGCAGGGCCTCTCGTATGGAGTCCACGTGGTGCTCACCGCTGCGCGCTGGGCCGAGATCAGGCCGGCCGTCAAAGACCTCATCGGCAGCCGCCTCGAACTCAGACTCGGTGACCCACTCGACTCGGAGATGGGCCGCAAGGTCGCCGGACTCGTGCCCGAGGGCAAGCCTGGGCGTGGTCTGACCGCCGAGCACCTGCACATGCTGATCGCTCTGCCGCGTACGGATTCCGACACCTCGCTCGATTCACTGAGTGCGGCCGTGGCGCAGACGGTGCAGCAGCTGGTGGCCGTGTATCCCGGTCAGCAGGCCATGCCGGTCCGCAAACTCGCCGCTCATCTGGAACGGTCCGAAGTGGTGGCACGTGTGCACGACGCCGGGATCGACCTGACGGCCGGTGAAGTCGCGATCGGTGTCGGTGAAGCCGAGTTGGCCCCGGTCATCCTGGACTTCCGCGTTCAACCACACTTCCTGGTCTTCGCCGACGTGGAGCATGGCAAGACCACGCTGCTACGCAACATCGTCGCGGGTCTGGTGGAGAACAGCACGTCCACGCAGACGAAGATCGTCCTGGTCGACTATCGGCGAACCATGCTCGGTGTGATCGACACCGATCACCTCGCCGGGTATGCGAGTTCGGCCCAGACCCTCACCCCGATGGTGAACGAGTTGGTGGCGTTCTTCACCGCCCGGATCCCCGGGGAGAACGTCACCCAGCAGCAACTCCGTGACCGCAACTGGTGGTCGGGGCCGGACGTGTACATCATCGTCGACGACTACGACATGGTCGCCACCGGAAGCGGAAACCCGTTGAGCCCGTTGCTCGACCTGCTGGCACAGGCCCGCGACATCGGCCTGCACCTCATCGTCGCGCGCCGTTCTGGCGGGGCCGGACGAGCTCTGTTCGATCCGATCATCGGGCGTCTCAAGGACCTGTCCACCGATGGGCTGCTGATGAGCGGTGACCGCGACGAGGGGTACCTGCTGGGCCGGGTGCGGTTGCAGCGCCTGGTACCGGGTCGGGGAGAACTCGTGTCCAGATCGCGACCGCAGGAAATGATCCAGGTCGCCCACATGCCGCCGTTGTGA
- a CDS encoding type VII secretion-associated protein — translation MRDKDPEASPTVRPIRMVVADIAYDDVVVAGREPCSVEALVRGINGSSVAVDGVRISTAGAWSQVFARALEGFGAVELAHPTTWGARRTEILRQAAQPHVGHLVLTPRAAVIAESHLGPSTQRALVIEVHSRIDIHEMDRSAGSWNVVGTSVATAETVALRLGDVVDNRVEAILVDGTDPAAVAEIVRCCEVHTVVGRVAAVQRSLIHRFGGAALPVDEGIREPPTVGRTPMRRRVVGAIAATAAVVIAVVVVALMVDNGREGVAPPADREAQLGRVAVTVPAEWRESSEPAAEGVVSRTTFAAPGDDRRIIVLQNTVRNTSTLASVAGSLRNRIGQRGDDVVQEFSASTRYAGREVISYREVPVSGGPIRWYLLVSAGLQVSVGCQGGSAGETIDEQCRVAVGAVRIGTP, via the coding sequence GTGAGAGACAAAGATCCCGAGGCGTCGCCGACGGTCCGACCGATACGGATGGTGGTCGCCGACATCGCCTATGACGACGTGGTGGTTGCCGGGCGTGAACCCTGCTCCGTCGAAGCCCTTGTCCGCGGCATCAACGGGTCGTCGGTGGCCGTCGACGGGGTGAGGATTTCTACCGCGGGGGCGTGGTCGCAGGTGTTCGCCCGAGCTCTCGAAGGCTTCGGGGCCGTGGAGCTGGCGCACCCGACGACATGGGGTGCCCGACGCACCGAGATCTTGCGGCAGGCGGCGCAACCCCACGTTGGCCACCTGGTGCTGACACCGCGTGCTGCGGTCATCGCCGAATCGCATCTGGGACCTTCCACGCAGCGGGCACTGGTGATCGAGGTCCACTCCCGGATCGACATCCATGAGATGGATCGGTCCGCCGGCAGCTGGAACGTTGTCGGGACCTCGGTGGCTACTGCCGAGACGGTCGCTCTTCGACTGGGTGACGTCGTCGACAACCGTGTGGAGGCAATCCTCGTCGACGGCACCGACCCCGCGGCCGTTGCGGAGATTGTGCGGTGTTGTGAAGTCCACACAGTGGTCGGTCGGGTCGCGGCAGTGCAGCGATCACTGATCCATCGCTTCGGTGGCGCCGCATTGCCGGTGGACGAGGGCATTCGCGAACCGCCGACCGTTGGCCGGACTCCGATGCGCCGGCGCGTCGTCGGGGCCATCGCAGCGACCGCTGCAGTGGTGATCGCAGTGGTGGTGGTCGCGTTGATGGTCGACAACGGACGCGAGGGTGTGGCGCCGCCTGCGGACCGCGAGGCCCAGCTCGGCCGCGTAGCCGTGACAGTCCCGGCCGAGTGGCGCGAGAGCTCGGAGCCGGCAGCCGAGGGTGTTGTGTCCCGCACCACCTTCGCCGCACCCGGCGATGACCGCCGGATCATCGTCTTGCAGAACACGGTGCGCAACACGTCGACCTTGGCCTCGGTGGCGGGCAGCCTCCGCAATCGCATCGGGCAGCGCGGCGACGACGTCGTCCAGGAGTTCTCGGCCAGCACGCGTTACGCAGGCCGGGAGGTGATCAGCTACCGCGAGGTGCCCGTCTCCGGAGGGCCGATCAGGTGGTACCTGCTGGTGTCGGCGGGGTTGCAGGTGAGTGTGGGATGTCAGGGCGGATCCGCAGGTGAGACGATCGACGAGCAGTGCCGGGTCGCGGTGGGTGCGGTGCGGATAGGAACGCCATGA
- the rplM gene encoding 50S ribosomal protein L13 — MPTYTPKAGDITRTWHVIDATDVVLGRLAVQSATLLRGKHKPTYAPHMDGGDFVVIINAEKVAVSGNKLDDKLLYRHSGHPGGLKSRTVGETLATHPERLVEKAIVGMLPKTKLGRAMASKLKVYAGPNHPHTAQQPVPFEITQVAQ; from the coding sequence GTGCCTACTTACACCCCGAAGGCCGGTGACATCACCCGTACGTGGCATGTCATCGACGCCACCGACGTGGTGCTCGGCCGCCTCGCTGTGCAGAGCGCGACGCTCCTGCGCGGCAAGCACAAGCCGACCTACGCACCCCACATGGACGGTGGCGACTTCGTCGTCATCATCAACGCCGAGAAGGTTGCCGTCAGCGGAAACAAGCTCGACGACAAGCTCCTCTACCGCCACTCCGGCCACCCGGGCGGCCTGAAGTCCCGCACTGTCGGTGAGACACTGGCAACCCATCCGGAACGCCTCGTCGAGAAGGCGATCGTCGGGATGCTCCCGAAGACCAAGCTCGGGCGGGCCATGGCCTCCAAGCTGAAGGTCTACGCAGGCCCCAACCATCCCCACACGGCGCAGCAGCCCGTGCCCTTCGAGATCACCCAGGTTGCCCAGTGA